From one Chloroflexota bacterium genomic stretch:
- a CDS encoding ornithine cyclodeaminase family protein: MLFLNNDDVQRVLTVEDTLRVLEDGHRELARHELVARPRVDIYTETDDPARFHRWGTMEGSSKGLHRHVIRMKSDIISWRDIGDGRRVEDKYCTQPGLFCGLLFLFDTNTGEPLAIINDGYLQHLRVGGLAALGAKYLAKSDASVVGMLGSGGMAHSHLLAFAAVRSIKRVQVYSPTAAHREAYAREMSEALDLDVIPCGSAEEAARGAEILASCTSSVTPTVLASMVEPGMHLTQVMGEIHRDALARIDVAIGGDPTSQVVQGVPIDDSRGFTTYLAGSRVALEEAMGPGSRRDDLTSGGESRRERTASQRARVVPLVDLIAGTASGRQSAREVSASGGVIGGGGGKQGLQFVTVSSLVYDRAKAAGLGREVPTEWFLQDIRN; this comes from the coding sequence GTGCTCTTCCTCAACAACGACGACGTCCAACGGGTGCTTACCGTCGAGGACACGCTCCGCGTCCTGGAAGATGGGCACCGGGAGCTGGCGAGGCACGAGCTGGTCGCGCGGCCGCGCGTCGACATCTATACCGAGACGGACGACCCGGCGCGATTCCATCGCTGGGGAACGATGGAGGGCTCGAGCAAGGGGCTCCATCGCCACGTGATTCGGATGAAGTCGGACATCATTAGCTGGCGGGACATCGGCGACGGACGGCGCGTGGAGGACAAGTACTGCACCCAGCCGGGCCTCTTCTGCGGGCTCCTCTTCCTCTTCGACACCAACACCGGCGAGCCGCTGGCCATCATCAACGACGGATACCTCCAGCATCTGCGGGTTGGCGGACTCGCGGCGCTGGGGGCGAAGTACCTAGCGAAATCCGATGCCAGCGTGGTGGGGATGCTGGGGTCTGGCGGCATGGCTCACAGTCACCTCCTCGCCTTCGCCGCCGTGCGATCCATCAAGCGCGTGCAGGTCTACTCGCCGACGGCTGCGCATCGCGAGGCGTATGCCCGGGAGATGTCGGAGGCGCTCGACCTGGACGTGATTCCCTGCGGGAGCGCCGAGGAGGCGGCTCGCGGCGCCGAGATTCTCGCGAGCTGCACCAGCTCGGTGACGCCAACGGTGTTGGCGTCGATGGTGGAGCCTGGCATGCACCTGACCCAGGTGATGGGGGAGATCCATCGGGACGCGCTCGCGCGGATCGACGTGGCCATCGGCGGCGACCCGACGAGCCAGGTGGTGCAAGGCGTGCCCATCGACGACTCTCGCGGCTTCACCACGTACCTGGCCGGGAGCCGTGTCGCGCTCGAGGAGGCGATGGGACCCGGCAGCAGGCGCGACGATCTAACGTCGGGCGGCGAGTCCCGCCGAGAACGGACGGCGTCCCAGCGGGCGCGGGTCGTCCCGCTGGTGGACCTCATCGCAGGCACGGCCAGCGGACGGCAGAGCGCGCGTGAGGTGAGCGCGTCCGGCGGCGTGATCGGCGGCGGCGGCGGCAAACAGGGGCTGCAGTTCGTGACGGTGTCGTCGCTCGTCTACGACCGTGCGAAGGCCGCGGGCCTCGGCCGCGAGGTCCCCACCGAGTGGTTCCTGCAGGACATCCGGAA
- a CDS encoding XdhC family protein, with protein sequence MTSAYDEIAELVRQETPVGVATVLRPETRLGRRVVLTGGELRGSLGDAALDAAALDQGARLLRSGQSKAFTARDSAGDEAEIFFDAYPAPPTLHIFGGVHVGIPLMKFAKILGFRVNVIDPRGVFATRERFSEADDLAIEHPEDYLARAQLHENSYVVVLTHDPKQDEPILERVLQTRVSYIGAIGSRKTNQERVQRLLARGVDRERLAAVHSPIGLDIGSQAPEEIALAIMAEVVAARYGKAGTPLRDTAGAFAPAASR encoded by the coding sequence GTGACCTCCGCGTACGACGAGATCGCCGAGCTGGTTCGACAGGAGACTCCGGTCGGCGTTGCGACGGTCCTGCGTCCCGAGACGCGCCTGGGTCGGCGCGTAGTCCTAACCGGCGGCGAGCTGCGGGGCTCCCTAGGCGATGCCGCCCTCGACGCGGCGGCGCTCGACCAGGGCGCGCGGCTCCTGCGATCCGGCCAGTCGAAGGCCTTCACCGCGCGGGATTCTGCCGGCGACGAGGCGGAGATCTTTTTCGACGCCTACCCAGCGCCGCCGACCCTCCACATCTTTGGGGGTGTCCACGTCGGGATCCCCCTCATGAAGTTCGCGAAGATCCTCGGCTTTCGGGTCAACGTCATCGACCCTCGGGGCGTCTTCGCCACGCGGGAGCGCTTTTCCGAAGCGGACGATCTGGCCATCGAGCATCCGGAGGACTACCTGGCCCGCGCGCAGCTCCACGAGAACAGCTACGTGGTGGTGCTGACGCACGATCCCAAGCAGGATGAGCCGATCCTCGAGCGGGTGCTGCAGACGCGCGTGAGCTACATCGGCGCCATCGGCAGCCGCAAGACGAACCAGGAGCGCGTGCAGCGGCTCCTCGCCCGCGGCGTCGACCGCGAGCGGCTCGCGGCGGTGCACTCTCCGATCGGGCTCGACATCGGGTCCCAGGCGCCGGAGGAGATCGCGCTCGCCATCATGGCGGAAGTGGTCGCGGCGCGATACGGGAAGGCCGGGACGCCCCTCCGCGACACCGCCGGCGCGTTCGCGCCCGCCGCCAGCCGGTAA
- a CDS encoding XdhC family protein: MDEVLERLTEWHAAGKDAALATVVKTSGSTPRREGAKLLVGSEGQLVGSVSGGCVETDVAMHALEVLKAGKPRLVSYGISDEFGISVGLSCGGTIEVLIEPLPAERRP; this comes from the coding sequence ATGGACGAGGTTCTGGAGCGCCTGACGGAGTGGCATGCGGCCGGCAAAGACGCGGCGCTGGCAACCGTTGTGAAGACGTCTGGCTCGACGCCCAGGCGCGAGGGCGCGAAGCTGCTCGTCGGATCCGAGGGTCAGCTCGTCGGGTCGGTCAGCGGTGGCTGCGTGGAGACCGACGTCGCGATGCACGCCCTCGAGGTGCTGAAAGCGGGCAAGCCACGACTCGTGAGCTACGGCATCAGCGACGAGTTCGGCATCTCGGTCGGCCTCTCATGCGGGGGGACGATTGAAGTGCTCATCGAGCCCCTGCCGGCGGAGCGGAGGCCGTGA
- a CDS encoding VWA domain-containing protein, producing MEAEGHRGARADPSRASRANLAHNVIDFARFLRANDLMVSPAEVHDAVRAIRVIDLGDRGEFYLALRSVLLWNPDQRPLFDELFERFWGGWSDEESLVREERAPTIAVAREEGAESQPSGDSYSAMEAVIEKDFSDFKPDELGAVARACVTIARRVATRKSRRYRITTRGTRVDPRRTIRRNVQFGGTVIELARMERKIRKPRIVVICDVSRSMEQYSVFLLQFMHSMQNVIGRIESFVFSTSLHHVSSYFKHADIQTALGEIAADIPDWSGGTRIGESLRTFNESFARRMVDPRTVVMILSDGLDTGQTDLLAEQMAILQKRAARLIWLNPLLGREGYQPVARGMVAALPYVDIFAAAHNLASLQKLANSLAAPRGPRSIATQRLAG from the coding sequence ATGGAGGCTGAGGGCCATCGAGGAGCGCGCGCGGACCCGTCACGCGCATCCCGGGCGAACCTCGCGCACAACGTGATCGACTTCGCGCGCTTTTTGCGTGCAAACGACCTCATGGTCAGCCCGGCCGAAGTGCACGACGCGGTGCGCGCCATCCGCGTGATCGATCTCGGCGATCGCGGCGAGTTCTATCTTGCTCTGCGGTCGGTGCTGCTGTGGAACCCGGACCAGCGGCCGCTATTCGACGAGCTGTTCGAGCGCTTCTGGGGCGGCTGGTCGGACGAGGAATCGCTCGTTCGAGAGGAGCGGGCCCCCACCATCGCAGTGGCCCGAGAAGAGGGCGCCGAAAGTCAGCCGAGCGGCGATTCGTACAGCGCGATGGAAGCGGTGATCGAGAAGGACTTCTCCGACTTCAAACCGGACGAGCTGGGCGCGGTGGCCCGCGCGTGCGTCACCATCGCCCGGCGTGTCGCGACGCGGAAGAGTCGACGTTACCGGATCACGACGCGAGGCACGCGAGTCGATCCCCGTCGGACCATTCGACGCAACGTGCAGTTTGGGGGCACGGTCATCGAGCTGGCGCGCATGGAGCGGAAGATCCGAAAGCCGCGCATCGTGGTCATCTGCGACGTGAGCCGGAGCATGGAGCAGTACAGCGTCTTTCTGCTGCAGTTCATGCACTCCATGCAGAACGTCATCGGCCGCATCGAGTCCTTCGTGTTCAGCACGTCGCTGCATCACGTCTCGAGTTACTTCAAGCACGCCGACATTCAGACGGCGCTCGGCGAGATCGCGGCGGACATCCCCGATTGGTCGGGCGGGACGCGAATCGGCGAGAGCCTGCGGACCTTCAACGAGAGCTTCGCGCGACGGATGGTGGACCCGCGGACGGTGGTCATGATCCTCAGCGACGGATTGGATACCGGGCAGACGGATCTTCTCGCCGAGCAGATGGCGATCCTGCAGAAGCGCGCGGCGCGCTTGATCTGGCTCAATCCGCTCCTGGGGCGAGAAGGGTACCAGCCGGTCGCGCGCGGGATGGTCGCCGCGTTGCCATACGTCGACATCTTTGCTGCCGCGCACAATCTGGCCAGCCTACAGAAGCTGGCCAACAGCCTGGCCGCGCCGCGCGGTCCACGCTCAATCGCGACCCAGCGCCTCGCCGGCTGA
- a CDS encoding MoxR family ATPase — MERENYVTDRAIATTVYLAMELRKPVLIEGPAGVGKTEVAKVLAHALGTRLIRLQCYEGLDVNTALYEWNFPKQMLRMRIEEAGELSTDEKERLIFSESFLFKRPLLQAITEPERPPVLLIDEIDRADEEFEAFLLEVLSDFQVTIPELGTIEAAHRPYVALTSNRTRELSDALKRRCLYLWIDYPTFEKESQIIQSKVPGITRDLAHQVAAFMQVARQLKLSKIPGVAETLDWAVSLMALHQDHLEPEAVSETLGCILKDRDDIVRYAGPRVERLVRAIGEIADEQLADAAPDLLARVEA, encoded by the coding sequence ATGGAGCGCGAGAACTACGTGACCGACCGGGCGATTGCCACGACCGTCTACCTCGCGATGGAGCTGCGGAAGCCGGTGCTCATCGAAGGGCCCGCCGGTGTGGGGAAGACGGAGGTTGCGAAGGTGCTCGCCCACGCCCTCGGCACACGGCTCATTCGTCTGCAATGCTACGAGGGCCTGGACGTGAATACCGCCCTCTACGAATGGAACTTCCCAAAGCAGATGCTGCGCATGCGGATCGAAGAGGCGGGGGAGCTATCCACCGACGAGAAGGAGCGGCTCATCTTCAGCGAGTCGTTTCTTTTCAAGCGGCCGCTCCTGCAGGCGATCACGGAGCCCGAGCGGCCGCCGGTGCTGCTGATCGACGAGATCGACCGTGCCGACGAGGAGTTCGAGGCCTTTCTTCTCGAGGTGCTGTCGGATTTTCAGGTGACCATCCCCGAGCTGGGCACCATCGAGGCGGCGCATCGGCCATACGTGGCTCTGACGTCGAATCGGACCCGCGAGCTAAGCGATGCGCTCAAGCGACGGTGCCTTTACCTCTGGATCGACTACCCGACGTTTGAAAAGGAATCGCAGATTATTCAGAGCAAGGTGCCGGGCATCACTCGCGATCTGGCCCACCAGGTCGCCGCGTTCATGCAGGTCGCCCGCCAGCTCAAGCTCTCCAAGATTCCCGGCGTGGCCGAGACGCTCGACTGGGCCGTGAGCCTCATGGCCCTGCACCAGGATCACCTGGAGCCGGAGGCCGTGTCGGAGACCCTCGGCTGCATCCTGAAAGACCGGGACGACATCGTCCGCTACGCGGGCCCTCGGGTGGAACGGCTGGTTCGCGCCATCGGTGAGATTGCCGACGAACAGCTCGCGGATGCGGCGCCGGACCTGCTCGCCCGCGTCGAGGCATGA
- a CDS encoding cupin domain-containing protein — MAQVIDYRSLVGSNPDKMFKSTLFESPRMLLGLNCLEPGQSDRVHTHADQDKFYFVVEGEGEFEVGGETVHAGPGHTVLAPAGVTHGVKNAGLQRLVILMGLTPWPGP, encoded by the coding sequence ATGGCGCAGGTGATCGACTATCGCTCGCTGGTCGGCTCGAACCCCGACAAGATGTTCAAATCCACCCTATTCGAGAGCCCGCGGATGCTCCTCGGGCTGAACTGTCTCGAACCGGGCCAGAGCGACCGCGTCCACACGCATGCAGACCAGGACAAGTTCTATTTCGTCGTCGAAGGCGAGGGCGAGTTTGAGGTGGGGGGCGAGACGGTCCATGCGGGACCGGGCCACACGGTGCTTGCCCCCGCCGGCGTGACCCACGGCGTCAAGAACGCCGGTCTCCAGCGCCTCGTAATCTTGATGGGCCTCACGCCCTGGCCCGGGCCCTAA
- a CDS encoding MFS transporter, giving the protein MHFSALWRRPDFVKLWAGQTVSLFGSQLTSLALPMTAVLALRATPMQLGLLGVAQNAPFLLIALFAGVWIDRVRRRPILILSDVGRGVTLAYVPVAAAFGSLRIEHLYVVAFLLASMTLVFDVAHIAFLSSLIRRAELTDGNGKLHLSRSLASIIGPGVAGYLLQLFAAPVVIFGDAASFLVSAIFLRSIRRPELRLVRSQERPCAWAEVRAGVHTVWADRTLRSITARNCTFNLFASFPAIYLLFLTQDLALPAGVIGLVMAIGGVGGLVGAFLAGPVARKLGVGPAIAVAATAEGIAGLFAPLAVGPRPMQLALLGVGQFACGLGGLVYGINQLSLRQACTPASLHGRVNATIRFLVFGAAPLGSLLGGILAESLGLRATLVVAAIGMASSSVWIVCSPLREMHAAPGLEASAG; this is encoded by the coding sequence TTGCACTTCTCCGCACTGTGGCGCCGTCCCGACTTCGTTAAGCTCTGGGCCGGACAGACCGTCTCCCTCTTCGGTTCTCAGCTCACCAGCCTGGCACTGCCGATGACCGCAGTGCTGGCATTGCGGGCCACCCCGATGCAGCTCGGGCTGCTGGGCGTGGCCCAGAATGCGCCGTTCCTCCTCATCGCGCTCTTCGCCGGCGTTTGGATCGACCGCGTTCGGCGGCGACCCATCCTCATCCTCTCTGACGTCGGGCGAGGCGTGACGCTCGCCTACGTCCCCGTCGCCGCGGCCTTCGGCTCCCTGCGGATCGAGCATCTCTACGTCGTGGCTTTCCTCCTCGCCAGCATGACGCTCGTCTTCGACGTAGCGCACATCGCATTTCTCTCGTCGCTGATCCGGCGGGCCGAGCTGACGGACGGGAACGGGAAGCTGCATCTCAGCCGGTCGCTGGCGTCGATCATCGGCCCCGGCGTGGCAGGGTATCTGCTGCAGCTCTTCGCGGCTCCGGTCGTGATCTTCGGCGACGCCGCCTCGTTCCTGGTCTCGGCGATCTTCCTCCGTTCCATCCGGCGGCCGGAGCTCCGCCTGGTCCGGAGCCAGGAGCGGCCATGCGCCTGGGCGGAGGTTCGCGCCGGAGTGCATACGGTCTGGGCAGACCGGACACTTCGCTCCATCACGGCGCGCAACTGCACGTTCAACCTGTTCGCGAGCTTTCCGGCCATCTACCTGCTCTTCCTCACCCAGGACCTTGCCCTGCCGGCGGGGGTGATCGGGCTCGTCATGGCGATCGGAGGCGTCGGCGGCCTCGTCGGCGCGTTCCTCGCCGGACCCGTGGCTCGGAAGCTCGGCGTTGGGCCGGCGATCGCCGTGGCAGCGACGGCCGAGGGGATCGCCGGCCTCTTCGCCCCCCTCGCCGTCGGACCGCGGCCGATGCAGCTCGCCCTCCTTGGAGTCGGCCAGTTCGCGTGCGGGCTGGGTGGGCTCGTCTACGGAATCAACCAGCTCAGCTTGCGGCAGGCGTGTACGCCGGCCTCCCTCCACGGCCGAGTGAACGCCACGATCCGGTTCCTTGTCTTCGGCGCCGCGCCGCTGGGCTCGCTGCTCGGCGGCATATTGGCGGAAAGCCTGGGCCTGCGCGCGACGCTCGTCGTCGCGGCCATCGGCATGGCCTCCTCGTCGGTCTGGATTGTGTGCTCGCCGCTGCGCGAGATGCACGCCGCGCCCGGGCTCGAAGCCTCCGCCGGATAG
- a CDS encoding lactate utilization protein translates to MAQTVDRARVTRLRAALSERNIESEYYETGAEALARLKELVPLGSEVQTGSSTTLDQIGFTSWLKGLHETGKLRYFRAETQQHADPAVRTANRRRATLAEYFLGSVNALTEDGVAVVCDASGTRLGGYIFGAQRVIWVVGVNKIVPTLEDAMRRIREVALPGEDARVKALGEAGSAINKVGIFYGESAIGRIRMLLIGEPLGF, encoded by the coding sequence GTGGCGCAAACGGTAGACCGCGCCCGGGTGACCCGGCTGCGAGCGGCGCTGAGCGAGCGAAACATCGAGAGCGAGTACTACGAGACCGGCGCGGAGGCGCTCGCGCGGTTGAAGGAGCTGGTGCCGCTGGGCTCTGAGGTGCAGACCGGCAGCTCGACGACGCTCGATCAGATCGGTTTCACGAGCTGGCTCAAGGGGCTCCACGAGACTGGCAAGCTGCGCTATTTTCGCGCGGAAACGCAGCAGCACGCAGACCCAGCCGTCCGTACGGCGAACCGCCGACGAGCGACGCTGGCCGAATATTTCCTCGGCAGCGTCAACGCCCTGACCGAAGACGGCGTGGCGGTCGTGTGCGACGCGTCGGGCACGCGCCTGGGCGGGTATATCTTCGGCGCTCAGCGGGTGATTTGGGTGGTCGGGGTCAACAAGATCGTGCCGACGCTCGAGGACGCCATGCGCCGCATTCGCGAGGTGGCCCTACCCGGTGAGGACGCGCGCGTGAAGGCGCTGGGCGAGGCGGGAAGCGCTATCAATAAGGTCGGCATCTTCTACGGCGAAAGCGCGATCGGACGGATCCGGATGCTCCTCATCGGCGAGCCCCTGGGGTTCTGA
- a CDS encoding VOC family protein, whose translation MARCFAQQIDHYVTAMQDINRAETFYCGVLGGKVKRKRLDYGREPEADPHGTRPPSMFVQLGTIELGLFGDELWGLPYRKLNRGIPRWAYEVATEDFPKLLDRLRRAGVPFDGPQGDDGDDASHVWLHDPEGNFVEFVDRGTPKRRPQDEVEIVRLDRVDYESTDLSRTADFYVGAMGFEVTHRGRSPEGNPCLDLRLPTSGQLFRFQRVERPSIQTWARFRGNHLAFYVPHEDFAAACAQLDEYGVINHDERGDATHGDLRIVRRENEGDGGGEGTYFLDPNGYNLQYIAHAGTHFDEAPASGGRGRPGR comes from the coding sequence ATGGCTCGCTGTTTCGCGCAGCAGATCGACCACTACGTCACCGCGATGCAGGACATCAACCGCGCAGAGACGTTTTACTGCGGGGTGCTCGGCGGCAAGGTGAAACGCAAGCGGCTGGACTACGGGCGGGAGCCGGAAGCCGACCCCCACGGCACGCGCCCGCCCTCGATGTTCGTGCAGCTCGGAACCATCGAGCTGGGGCTGTTCGGCGACGAGCTGTGGGGGCTCCCGTACCGAAAGCTGAACCGCGGCATCCCACGGTGGGCATATGAGGTCGCGACGGAGGATTTTCCCAAGCTTCTCGACCGGTTGCGGCGCGCCGGGGTGCCGTTCGACGGTCCGCAGGGCGACGACGGGGACGACGCGAGCCACGTGTGGCTGCACGACCCGGAGGGGAATTTCGTCGAGTTCGTGGACCGGGGGACGCCCAAGCGGCGCCCCCAAGACGAAGTCGAAATCGTTCGGCTCGACCGGGTCGACTACGAATCCACCGACCTCTCACGGACGGCGGACTTCTACGTCGGAGCCATGGGGTTCGAAGTGACCCATCGCGGGCGGTCACCGGAGGGAAATCCGTGCCTGGACCTTCGGCTCCCCACCTCTGGCCAGCTCTTTCGCTTCCAGCGCGTCGAGCGCCCATCAATCCAGACCTGGGCGCGCTTTCGTGGGAACCACCTCGCCTTCTACGTGCCTCACGAGGACTTCGCGGCGGCATGCGCGCAGCTCGACGAGTATGGCGTCATCAACCACGACGAGCGGGGCGACGCGACGCACGGTGATCTGCGAATCGTGCGGCGGGAGAACGAAGGGGACGGCGGCGGAGAGGGAACGTACTTCCTCGACCCAAATGGCTACAACCTGCAATACATCGCCCACGCCGGCACCCACTTCGATGAGGCACCGGCGAGCGGCGGCCGCGGGCGGCCCGGTCGATAG